One genomic window of Glycine soja cultivar W05 chromosome 9, ASM419377v2, whole genome shotgun sequence includes the following:
- the LOC114368315 gene encoding uncharacterized protein LOC114368315, protein MPLYSKFLKDMLTWKNKYIHSENIIVEGNCSVVIQRILPPKHKDPGSVTIPCAIGDVSVSKALINLMPPSMCRRLGELVIMPTRMTLQLADRSVTRPYGVIKDVLVRVKHLIFPADFVVMDIEEDTYIPLILGCPFMATASCVVDMGKKKLEMGIEEQKISFEIFDEERTLLDQNVCLEVKESEEKVLKERTKIDLG, encoded by the coding sequence ATGCCGTTGTACTCtaagtttttaaaagatatgctcACATGGAAGAATAAGTACATTCACAGTGAAAACATCATTGTGGAAGGAAACTGCAGTGTTGTAATTCAGAGGattcttccacctaagcacaaagatcctgggagtgtGACTATTCCGTGTGCAATTGGTGATGTTTCTGTTAGCAAGGCTCTTATTAATTTGATGCCACCTTCAATGTGCCGGAGGCTTGGAGAGTTGGTGATAATGCCGACTAGGATGACTTTACAGTTAGCAGATCGCTCCGTCACCAGACCCTATGGAGTAATAAAAGATGTTTTGGTTCGAGTCAAACACCTTATCTTTCCTGctgactttgtggtaatggacaTAGAGGAAGATACATATATTCCCTTAATTTTGGGATGTCCATTTATGGCTACTGCAAGCTGTGTAGTAGACATGGGAAAGAAGAAGCTAGAAATGGGTATTGAAGAACAAAAGATTAGCTTTGAGATATTTGATGAAGAAAGGACATTGCTGGACCAGAATGTTTGTCTAGAGGTCAAGGAGAGCGAAGAGAAGGTTTTGAAGGAGAGAACCAAGATTGATCTGGGTTGA